One window from the genome of Musa acuminata AAA Group cultivar baxijiao chromosome BXJ1-4, Cavendish_Baxijiao_AAA, whole genome shotgun sequence encodes:
- the LOC135654292 gene encoding cytokinin dehydrogenase 3-like, whose amino-acid sequence MVISLFCARVNVLLLLLALCSPCKFIQSPMDFGPLSFLQKTSTACVDFGRILFNSPSAVLRPQSSEDISLLLSFLSSSSFSRVTVAARGAGHSIHGQAQALDGIVIEMDALPSNIEIHKKGEGVVGVSYADVSGGALWIELLHESLKQGLAPRSWTDYLYLSVGGTLSIGGISGQTFKHGPQISNVLQLDVVTGKGKLVTCTPTKSPELFFAVLGGLGQFGIITRARILLQDAPEKVKWVRAFYDDFDTFTSDQELLISMPELVDYVEGFVVLNEQFLHGSSTAFPTHLDFTPEFRSNGSSNVYYCIEFAVHDDGSKNASTEEVVEEIARRMSHLPSHLYGAEVSYYDFLNRVRMEEMSLRSVGLWEVPHPWLNMFVPKSGIKAFRDLLLENISPDEFAGPILLYPLLRDKWDTNTSVVLPDAAGGAVEEDERVLYIVGVLRSANPASCTAECLRDLLRLNRGIADAASAPGIGAKQYIPHHPSPSHWREHFGRRWERLAARKARFDPLGILAPGHGIFPRISSASSSSSSSL is encoded by the exons ATGGTGATCTCTCTTTTCTGCGCCAGAGTCAATGTCCTTCTTCTGCTTCTAGCTCTCTGTTCTCCATGCAAGTTCATCCAGAGTCCCATGGACTTTGGTCCCTTGAGCTTCCTCCAGAAAACAAGCACAGCTTGTGTGGACTTCGGAAGAATTCTCTTCAACTCCCCCTCGGCAGTCCTTCGACCCCAGTCCTCTGAAGACATCTCTCTCCTCCTCAGCTTCCTCTCTTCCTCATCCTTCAGCAGAGTCACAGTTGCGGCAAGAGGAGCTGGGCACTCCATCCATGGCCAAGCCCAAGCACTCGATGGCATAGTCATCGAGATGGATGCTCTCCCCTCCAATATAGAAATCCACAAGAAAGGAGAAGGGGTGGTCGGTGTCTCTTATGCTGATGTTAGTGGCGGAGCACTGTGGATTGAGCTGCTACATGAGAGCTTGAAGCAAGGGCTGGCTCCAAGGTCCTGGACTGATTACCTCTATCTCAGCGTTGGTGGCACTCTCTCCATTGGTGGCATCAGTGGCCAAACATTCAAACACGGGCCTCAGATCAGCAATGTCCTTCAACTGGATGTGGTGACAG GTAAAGGAAAGCTGGTGACATGCACTCCCACCAAGAGTCCAGAGCTTTTCTTTGCAGTTCTTGGTGGGTTAGGCCAATTTGGCATCATAACGAGAGCAAGGATCCTGCTCCAAGATGCTCCAGAGAAG GTCAAGTGGGTCAGAGCCTTTTATGATGATTTCGACACCTTTACCAGTGACCAGGAGCTGCTCATCTCGATGCCTGAGTTGGTGGATTATGTCGAAGGCTTCGTAGTCCTAAATGAGCAATTCCTCCACGGCTCCTCCACTGCCTTCCCCACTCATCTAGACTTCACCCCTGAGTTCCGCAGCAATGGCAGCTCCAACGTCTACTACTGCATTGAGTTTGCTGTCCATGACGACGGATCGAAGAACGCCAGCACAGAAGAG GTCGTGGAGGAGATTGCGAGGCGGATGAGTCACCTGCCATCCCACTTGTACGGTGCGGAGGTCTCCTACTACGACTTCCTCAACAGGGTTAGGATGGAGGAGATGAGCCTGAGGAGTGTTGGCCTGTGGGAAGTCCCCCACCCTTGGCTCAACATGTTCGTGCCCAAGTCTGGAATCAAAGCTTTCAGGGACTTGCTGTTGGAGAACATCTCACCAGATGAGTTCGCAGGCCCTATCCTCCTTTACCCACTTCTAAGAGACAA GTGGGACACAAACACATCGGTGGTGCTGCCGGACGCTGCCGGGGGAGCGGTGGAGGAGGACGAGCGGGTGCTGTACATCGTGGGCGTGCTCCGGTCAGCGAACCCAGCCAGCTGCACCGCCGAGTGTCTCCGCGACCTCCTCCGTCTCAACCGCGGCATCGCCGACGCCGCCTCTGCCCCCGGCATCGGCGCCAAGCAGTACATACCGCACCACCCCTCGCCGAGCCACTGGCGGGAGCACTTCGGCCGGCGCTGGGAGCGGCTGGCGGCGCGCAAGGCCCGCTTCGACCCGCTCGGCATCCTCGCCCCCGGCCACGGCATATTCCCCAGGatatcctccgcctcctcctcctcctcctcctccctgtaG